A single Candidatus Thalassolituus haligoni DNA region contains:
- the kdsB gene encoding 3-deoxy-manno-octulosonate cytidylyltransferase — protein MKNYKIVIPARYASSRLPGKPLIELAGKPMIQHVYERALEAGVDEVVVATDDQRIADVARGFGADVVMTSVDHENGTERIAEVARLRGWEDHDVIVNLQGDEPLIPRELIEKTAASLLDRPEAGMSSLCTPIHDDHDAFDTNVVKVVLDRAGFAMYFSRASIPWDRDGYKASPGVMTTKLPLYRHLGMYGYRVSFLKQYTSMEPCALEGAESLEQLRALWYGVRIHLSVIDQPPGHGIDTPDDVMRVEKLLAAMSASQ, from the coding sequence GCTGGCAGGCAAACCGATGATTCAGCACGTGTACGAACGAGCGCTGGAAGCGGGTGTTGATGAGGTAGTGGTTGCCACGGATGATCAGCGTATTGCCGATGTTGCCCGCGGTTTTGGTGCCGATGTCGTGATGACCTCGGTCGATCATGAAAACGGGACTGAGCGCATCGCCGAAGTGGCCCGCCTGCGTGGCTGGGAAGACCACGACGTGATTGTAAACCTGCAAGGTGATGAGCCACTGATTCCACGGGAACTGATCGAGAAAACCGCTGCCAGTTTGCTGGATCGGCCGGAAGCCGGGATGAGTTCGCTGTGTACGCCAATTCACGACGACCACGATGCTTTCGATACCAATGTCGTCAAGGTGGTGTTGGATCGCGCCGGGTTTGCCATGTATTTCAGTCGCGCCAGCATTCCCTGGGATCGTGACGGCTATAAGGCCAGTCCCGGTGTGATGACGACCAAACTGCCGCTCTATCGTCATTTGGGGATGTACGGTTACCGGGTGTCATTCCTGAAGCAATACACCTCAATGGAACCTTGTGCCTTGGAAGGTGCCGAATCACTGGAGCAGCTCAGGGCACTTTGGTACGGCGTACGTATTCATCTGTCCGTGATTGATCAGCCACCTGGACATGGTATCGACACACCGGACGATGTGATGCGGGTAGAAAAGCTATTAGCGGCGATGTCGGCGAGCCAGTAG
- a CDS encoding DUF3429 domain-containing protein: protein MTEPDQADQSGQAEEHKPGLVRWLGYSGLLPFIIAAVLSLFGIAGALAFFLAYSAMILAFMAGACWGVGQGHHQRMGYWLPGVSIAVFLWGLAAWVLVAIIGSEFTLIALVAGYLVLYLMELQPLFREVYSPVYRRLRRHLTLVVVVVHLLLIGVAEISQ, encoded by the coding sequence ATGACAGAACCGGATCAGGCAGATCAATCAGGCCAGGCAGAAGAGCACAAACCAGGTCTGGTCAGGTGGCTGGGTTATTCCGGCCTGCTGCCTTTTATTATTGCTGCCGTGTTGTCGCTGTTTGGTATTGCCGGAGCGTTGGCGTTTTTTCTGGCGTATTCCGCAATGATTCTGGCCTTTATGGCCGGTGCCTGCTGGGGCGTGGGGCAGGGTCATCACCAGCGGATGGGCTATTGGCTGCCGGGCGTGTCGATCGCGGTGTTTTTATGGGGGCTGGCGGCCTGGGTTCTGGTTGCGATCATCGGATCAGAGTTCACCCTGATCGCACTGGTTGCCGGTTATCTGGTGCTTTACCTGATGGAGCTGCAACCGCTGTTTCGTGAGGTGTATTCGCCTGTCTATCGCCGTTTGCGGCGTCATCTGACACTGGTGGTTGTGGTTGTGCACCTGCTGTTGATTGGGGTGGCAGAAATCAGTCAGTAA
- a CDS encoding GNAT family N-acetyltransferase, which produces MTIRIVRTRWTDHQHGIRSVRDRVYIQEQQIPASEEWDDAADHAAHYVIALEGDTVIGCIRLFNNGHFGRLAVLPEYRASGIGSQLVGAIKTLAEELGMPALLASAQCSAMNFYWQLGFYNDSNFYLDADIPHLDIALPLSAADLPARYGNAYRAGQDSQLHTLTTPCERLGFLLTQLCQQPATVELALYDPENPDWHHHLLISALVKYLRQGRQRFVRLIIRHDNHIADLPLFTMARRLDSRVAVVINSEVAMTQGVLGRDCWLAEGKSRPGLDNGHFIANTADARSTRTVQQALTECFNSGAPSKELRLRYL; this is translated from the coding sequence ATGACTATTCGTATCGTTCGCACTCGCTGGACGGATCACCAGCACGGAATTCGGAGTGTCCGCGACCGCGTCTATATTCAGGAACAACAAATCCCCGCCAGCGAAGAATGGGATGACGCAGCGGATCATGCCGCCCACTACGTCATCGCCCTGGAAGGAGACACCGTGATTGGCTGCATCCGGCTGTTCAATAACGGTCACTTCGGACGCTTGGCAGTGTTGCCAGAATATCGGGCCAGCGGAATTGGTAGCCAGCTGGTCGGAGCCATCAAGACGTTGGCGGAAGAGCTGGGCATGCCCGCCCTGCTCGCCAGCGCCCAGTGCTCGGCGATGAATTTTTACTGGCAGCTCGGCTTTTATAATGACAGCAACTTTTATCTTGATGCCGATATTCCACACCTGGATATTGCCTTGCCACTCAGTGCTGCCGATTTGCCTGCGCGCTACGGCAATGCCTACCGTGCCGGCCAGGACAGCCAGCTGCATACGCTCACCACACCTTGTGAGCGGCTGGGATTTTTGCTGACCCAGTTGTGTCAACAGCCCGCGACCGTGGAGCTGGCTCTGTATGATCCGGAAAACCCGGACTGGCACCACCACTTGTTGATTTCGGCGCTGGTGAAATATCTGCGCCAGGGGCGACAACGCTTTGTGCGCCTGATTATTCGTCACGACAATCATATTGCCGACTTGCCGCTGTTCACCATGGCCCGACGTCTGGACAGCCGGGTGGCCGTAGTGATCAACAGCGAGGTCGCTATGACTCAGGGAGTATTGGGGAGGGATTGTTGGTTAGCAGAAGGAAAATCACGACCCGGTCTGGATAACGGTCACTTTATCGCCAATACCGCAGATGCTCGCAGTACCAGAACGGTGCAACAAGCCCTGACGGAGTGTTTTAACAGCGGCGCTCCCAGTAAGGAATTACGTCTGCGGTATTTGTAA
- a CDS encoding cupin domain-containing protein, with translation MHILGDLSVEAFLRDYWQKKPLVIRQAWPNFQPLLAADELAGLSLESEIESRLVMEHGTAGPWEIRKGPFDESAFADLPESHWTLLVQAVDHWIPEAADLLEHFRFLPGWRVDDLMISYAVDGGSVGPHYDQYDVFLLQAEGQREWRIGQMCHEDSAILKGPMIRVLAAFEETERWVLNPGDMLYLPPQLAHYGIAQGECQTYSIGFRAPSVAELAQSALDQVLSTSSEDQRYTDADYSTHEGSSGEISSAAKARLAKLLQAVLMQPDNLGDMLGKLMTEAKYPEHQSERLDDDDWELWRSQHQQLPDLRKSEHGRFAFQQTAAGLVFYAQGQASTLDIEDLELAQLLSSRHQYPRDALANVPCSQQGYELLRRLWLQQLIYQVE, from the coding sequence TACTGGCAAAAAAAGCCGCTGGTGATTCGCCAAGCCTGGCCGAATTTTCAACCCTTGCTGGCAGCCGATGAACTGGCTGGCCTGTCGCTGGAAAGCGAAATTGAGTCACGCCTGGTGATGGAGCACGGCACCGCTGGCCCATGGGAAATTCGCAAAGGGCCTTTTGATGAGTCCGCGTTTGCCGACCTGCCTGAAAGCCACTGGACACTGCTGGTACAAGCTGTTGATCACTGGATTCCGGAAGCTGCCGACCTGTTGGAACATTTCCGTTTTTTGCCCGGCTGGCGCGTCGATGACCTGATGATCAGTTACGCCGTCGATGGAGGCAGCGTTGGCCCGCATTACGATCAGTACGATGTATTTTTATTGCAGGCTGAAGGTCAGCGGGAATGGCGCATCGGCCAGATGTGTCATGAAGACTCCGCTATTCTCAAAGGGCCGATGATCCGGGTATTGGCGGCTTTTGAAGAAACCGAACGCTGGGTACTGAACCCAGGCGATATGCTGTACCTGCCGCCACAACTGGCCCATTACGGCATCGCCCAAGGGGAATGCCAGACCTATTCGATCGGTTTTCGTGCCCCCAGTGTTGCCGAACTGGCGCAATCCGCACTGGATCAGGTTTTAAGCACCAGCAGCGAAGACCAGCGTTATACCGATGCCGACTACAGCACTCATGAAGGCAGCAGCGGCGAAATATCTTCCGCCGCCAAAGCCCGACTGGCCAAACTGTTACAAGCGGTCTTGATGCAACCCGACAACCTCGGCGATATGCTCGGCAAGTTGATGACCGAAGCCAAGTATCCGGAGCACCAGTCCGAACGGTTGGATGACGACGATTGGGAACTCTGGCGCAGCCAGCACCAGCAACTGCCGGATTTACGCAAGAGTGAACATGGTCGTTTCGCTTTCCAGCAAACGGCAGCGGGGCTGGTTTTTTATGCCCAGGGGCAAGCGTCCACTCTCGATATTGAGGATCTGGAACTGGCACAATTACTCAGTAGTCGTCATCAGTACCCACGTGACGCGCTGGCCAACGTGCCTTGCTCGCAACAGGGTTACGAGCTGCTGCGCCGCCTTTGGTTACAGCAACTGATTTATCAGGTCGAATAA